Below is a window of Hyphomonas neptunium ATCC 15444 DNA.
GTCGCTGTCGTCGCGCTGGGGGTTGAGCACGCAGACCATGAAGGTGAGCGAGTTGATGCGTTTGTCATCGGCGGCGGCAAGAAGGCTCGCGAAGGTGGCCGTGGTGATGCCGCCCGAGCAGGCGCCGGAGACGTTGATCTTAGGCGACTTCGTGATCTTGCGGATGACTTCGCTGGCCTGGACGAGGCTGTCGATATAGTCGTTCATCCCCCAGTCTTTGTGCTTCTTGGTGGGGTTGCGCCACGAAATCACAAAGGTCTGCTGTTCCATCGCGAGGAGGAACTGGACCATCGACGTCATCGGCGTGAGGTCCATGGCGTAGAATTTGTTGATCTGTGGGGGAATTATCAGGATCGGGGTCTTGTGGACCTTCTCGGTGAGCGGGGCATACTGGATCAGCTCCAGCATCTCGTTTTTCCAGACCACCTGCCCTTTTGAAACGGCGAGATTTTCACCAACCTTGAAGGGACGTTTATCGACCTGGGACGGGAGACCGCCATTCTTGGTGAGGTCGTCGTAGAGGTTTTTCATGCCCTTGAGCAGGGAGAGGCCGCCCGAATCCACGACGCGCTTGGTGGCGGCCGGATTGCCCACGAGGGAGTTTGTGGGCGCGAGGGCATCGGTGATCATGCCCATGACGAATTTGGCGCGCGCCTGTTCCAGCTCGCCCATCTTGATCTCGTTGACCCAGGCGTGGAGGTGTTCCTGGGTGGCCAGATAGGTCTGCATGCCGCGCTTGTAGAAGGGATTATGCTCCCAGGCGGGGTCCTTGAAGCGGCGGTCTTTCTTGTCGGCTTCGCGCTTGGACTTGCCCAGCAGGATCTGGGTGTTTTCGGCCGTGATCTTGCCGGCGGTCCTGGCGGTGGTGACCGGGTTGGTCATCGTGGAGCGCAGCATCAGACCCACGGCGCCGAGCAGTTCCTGGCGGTTGAAGCCGCCCAGCAGCGGGTTCAGCGCGGCGGTGTTTTCAGCCGCATTGCGGGCAATCTCGTCTTTCGGTGACGTCATGGTAGTTCCTCCCCAAAGGCTTCCGGACGTTCACCGGGTTCCTTACCCAGCCGCCGGTTTTAACCATGATCCCTTTCTTTTCCTGAAAGAGAACATGACAAAGTTTATGACAAAATTCGTTCCACAGTCAGTTTTCTCTGTCAAACTACAGTTGTGGCCATGAAAACGCGCGACCGTATCCTTCAGGTGAGCCTGCTTCTCTTCAATGAAGAGGGCGAGGCGCAGCTTTCGTCTGTGGATGTGGCCAACGCGCTCGAGATCAGTCCGGGTAACCTCTATTATCACTTCAAGGGCAAGGACGCGATTATCCGCGCCCTTTACGAGCGGTTTGAAGAGGAGATGCGCGTCATCCTGCGCGGCTCCAGCGGGGGCGTTGCCTCGATTGAGGACAACTGGGTCTACATCTACATCCTGCTGGAAGAGATATACGACTTCCGCTTCTTCTACCGCGACCTTGCCGGGCTGATTGCTCGTTACCCCGATCTGGCTGGCCGCTTTCGCGCGCTGATCGCCGAAAAACGGCAGACTATCTTACGCATCCTGGATGATCTGGCGCGGCTGGACGTGATCGATATAGATCCGCGCCTGATGCCGCCCCTGACCGATCAGATCATCACCACACTGACCTTCTGGCTGGCGGGGGACAGTCTGACCCGGGAAAGCCATGATGGCCCTGCCCTGATCCATAAAACCGTATTCCAGGTGATGTGTCTGATCGTGCCGTATATGGGCAAGGACGGACATGGCGCGCTAAGCGGCATGATCCGCCACTTCAAGGAAACGCAATCTTGAAAAGGACGGTTTGAGAAGAGCGGGAAGCCGTTCTGGCTCCCCGCCCCGTCTCGGAACTGGCTTTAGCTCGCGAGTTTCTTCGCTTGCTTGGCCCACTCGTCCCGCAGCACGCGGCCACGGGCGCCGATTTCAGCGTCGAGCGCTTCAAGCTCGGCTTTCTTCATGGCGGCGATCTGAGCAAAGCGCGTGATGCCGGCTGCGTGCAGTTTCTTCACCATGGCCGGGCCAACGCCGTTGATCTGCGAGAGATCGTCAGCGACTTCCGCTTCGATGGGCTCCATCGCGGCCTTGACGGCCTTACTGGCGCGCGTGGCGACGCGCTTGGCGGTCTTGGCGACATCTGCGCCGGTTTCGGTGGCGACGGATTCGATCTCAGCAGTGAGGCGCGCGATGCGTTCTTTCAGGTGAAGGTCGTTTGCCTTGGTGCGGGCCTTGGCCGACACGGTGGCGACTTCATCTTCCAGCTTTTCTACGCGGCGGGCGAAGGCTTCACGGGCGGTGCCCATGCCTTTGACGCCGAGCAGGTCGCGCATGCGGTCCATGCGGGATTCGAACTGGCCCTGGGCTTTCGACTGGAAGTCGCGAGCCGTTTCGACGGCCTTGGACATGCGGCCGCTGGCTTTGGTGAAGCCTTCGTTGCCGGCGAGGCGGGCGCGAACGTCCTGCTCGATTTCGGCGCCGCGCTTGACGAGGTCTTCAAAGACTTCGGCGGACTGTTTGTTGACGACGGTGGCACCGGCCAGCGCGCTGTCATAGGCTTTGCCATAGGCGCCGACACCGGCGAGCCAGATCTTGTAGGCCATCTCGGTGGATTGGGCCTCGATTGCCTTGCCTGCAGCCTTTGCTTTGGCGCGAGCGGCGGTCTTGGGGGTCTTGGTAGCCATGAGTTTCTCCCTGGCGGCTTGGTTCATGGGATGGGATTTAGGGAAAAAGTCTAGAAAGCGCATACTAATCGCGGCTGCGTGCTTGAATCCCGTCGCGGAAGGCCTCTATCCACTGTGGCAGAGAAACAAAAGGAGACCTCCCATGAGCGCAGTTGATTATCAGGTGGACGGAAAGACCTATGAGGGCTGGCTGGTCATGCCCGAGGGCAAGACGAATGTTCCGGTCGTGGTGATCGCCCATGCCTGGGGCGGGCTGACCGACAATGAAAAACAGAAAGCCGGCATCATCGCGAAGGAGTTCGGCTATGCCGCCTTCGCGGTGGACGTTTACGGCAAGGGCAAGCGCGGCACGAATGTGGAAGAGAACCAGGCGCTGATGAACCCGCTGGTGGGCGACCGGGCCGAGTTGCAGAAGCGCCTTGCGGGCGGGCTGGCCGCAGCCAAGGCGCAGACAGGCGTAGACCCGTCGAAAGCCGCCGCGATCGGCTTCTGCTTTGGCGGTCTTTGCGTGCTGGACATGGCGCGGGCGAACCAGGACGTGCTGGGCGTAGCGTCTTTCCACGGACTTTTCCGCCCGGCGGAGAATATTCCGCAGCCGAAGATCAAGGCGAAGGTTCTGATCGAGCATGGCTGGCTGGACCCTATGGCGACGCCGGAAGATTTCCTGGCAATCTCCAAGGAGTTTGAAGGCGCAGACTGGCAGGCGCATGTGCACGGCAATGGCTACCACTCGTTCACGACGGTGGGCGCGAACAATCCGGACATGGGCACGGTTTACAATGCCGACGCTGACCGTCGCAGCTTTGCGTACCTCAAGACGTTCCTGACCGAACTGTTTGGTTAATCTGGAATCGGATTATCTGAATACGGAAAAGGCGGAAAACCCATCAGGGTTTTCCGCCTTTTTCTTTGGTTGTTTCTGAGGCTCAGTCTGCGCGGAGGGCGTAGCCGGCGGAGCGGACGGTGCGGATGGGGTCTTCCCCGCCGCTCTGGCGAAGCGCCTTGCGCAGGCGGCCGACATGCACGTCCACCGTACGGGCTTCAACATAGACATCCGAGCCCCATACTGTGTCGAGGAGCTGTTCGCGCGAGAAGACGCGGCCCGGATGCTGCATGAAATAGTCCAGCAGGCGGAATTCCGTGGGGCCGAGGTGGATGTCTTCATTGTTGCGGGAGACGCGGTGGGCGACGCGGTCGATCTCGATGTCGCCGACCGTGATGCGGTCTTCCTTGAGGCCGGGACGGATGCGGCGCAGGACCGCGCGGACGCGGGCCATCAGCTCGGTGGTCGAGAAAGGCTTGGTGACGTAATCGTCCGCGCCTGTATCAAGTCCGCGGATGCGGTCGCTCTCTTCACCGCGCGCGGTGAGCATGATGATCGGGAGGTTTGGATTGACACCGGTGGCGCGGACGCGGCGGCAGATTTCGATACCGCTGACCTTGGGCAGCATCCAGTCCAACAGCAGCAGGTCTGGTATGCGTTCGTCGATCATCATCAGCGCTTCCTCGCCATCAGCAGCGATGGCGACGTCATAGTCTTCCCGCTTGAGATTGTAGAGCAGCAGCTCGGAGACGGCGCTTTCGTCTTCTGCGACAAGCACGTAGGGTTTCATCATTCGGCTCCGTAAATTGTTCCGATGGACGTCAGACCTGGTCCAGCTTCGGCCGTTCCATGGTCGACAGGTATTCTCCCACTGCCTGGTAGTAGACGAATTCGGCGATGTTGGTGCAGTGATCGCCAATCCGTTCCAGGTTCTTCGCTATAAAGAGCATATGTGCCCCGGCGCTGATGCGGCGGGGGTCTTCGATGAGGTAGGTGACCATTTCGCGGAAGACCGCGTTGTAATGCTGGTCGATGTCGTCGTCGCTGGACCAGACGTTCTTGGCGAGCGCCGAATTGCTGGAGGCGTAGGCATCGAGCACTTCGTTGAGCTGGCGCGCGACGGGCCGCGACATGCGCAGGATGGCGTTGCGCATTTCCGCGCTGACGAAATCATCCAGGCGCAGGGCGCGTTTGGCGATGTTCTTGGAGAGGTCGCCAATGCGCTCAAGCTCGTTGGACGTTTTCAGGGCAGAGAGGATCATGCGCAGGTCGTGGCCCATGGGCTGGCGGCGCGCGATGAGGCTGACGATCTGCTTTTCGACTTCGGCTTCGATGACATCGACCTGCGGATCGCGGGCGATGACTTCCCTGGCAAGGACGGGATCATTGATGCTGAGCGCCCGGCAGGAGTCCGCGATCATCGTTTCCACGATGCCGCCCATGCGCATGATGTCCGAGGAGAGCTTGTCCAGCTCATCCGAATAGGCAGAGACGATATGATCCGACATATGCTTCTCCCTCAACCGAACCGGCCGGTGATGTAGTCTTCGGTCCGCTTTTCGCGCGGATTGGTAAAGATCTGTTCTGTCTCTCCCATCTCGATGAGATTGCCTAGGTGGAAGAAGGCGGTGCGCTGGCTGACGCGGGCAGCCTGTTGCATGGAGTGCGTGACGATGACGATGCAGTAGCGCTTGCGCAGCTCGTCGATCAGTTCCTCGATGCGGGCCGTTGCCACGGGGTCGAGCGCCGAACAGGGCTCATCCATCAGGATCACTTCGGGGCGCACGGCGATGGCGCGGGCGATGCAGAGACGCTGTTGCTGGCCGCCCGAGAGGCTGGTGCCGGGGGCCTGGAGGCGATCCTTCACCTCTTCCCAGAGACCGGCGCGGCGGAGCGACTTCTCGACGATGGCGTCAAGGTCTTCGCGGCTGGAGGCGAGGCCGTGGATGCGCGGGCCATAGGCGATGTTGTCGTAGATGGATTTGGGGAACGGATTTGGCTTCTGGAACACCATGCCGACGCGCGAGCGCAGGAGCACAGGATCAATCGAGTGATCGTTGATGTCCTGCCCGTCCATGAGGATCTGGCCTTCAACACGGCAATTCTCGATCGTGTCGTTCATGCGGTTAAGGCATCGCAGGAAGGTAGACTTGCCACAGCCTGACGGGCCGATCAGCGCGGTGACCGCGCGGTCCGGGAATGACAGAGAGACATTGTGAATTGCCTGATCCGCGCCGTAAAAAACGCGGATGTCGCGGCAATCAATCCGCGGCGCGGCGACTGGCGGGGCCTCGGCGGAGGGCGTCAGCACAGCCCCCTCGGCCTGCGGTCTGTGATCCGTATCCATTACCATCTCCGCTCGTATTTACGTCTGAGGAATACCACCAACCCGTTCATCAGCAAAAGCACCGCCAAAAGAATGACGATCATCGCGGATGTCATCGGCTCCCAGGCGCGTTCTGCATTGTTTGACCAGGAGAAGATCAGCACCGGCATGACGGTGGACTCATCCGTCGGGCTGGAAGGCACATCGCCCACGAAAGCGACCATGCCGATCAACAGCAGCGGCGCGGTTTCACCCAGCGCGCGGGCCATGCCGAGGATGGCGCCCGTGAGGATGCCGGGCGCCGCGAGCGGCACCACATGATGGAAAACGGTCTGCATCTGCGAGGCACCAATGGCCAGCGCGCCCGAGCGCACCGACGGCGGAACCGCCTTGAGCGCAGCGCGCGCGGCGATGATCACCACGGGGAACGTCATCAGCGCCAGCACAAGGCCGCCAACCAATGGCGCAGACCGGGGCATGCCGAGGAAGTTGATATAGACCGCCGCGCCGAGCAGACCGAACACAATGGAGGGAACCGCGGCGAGATTGTTGATGTTCACCTCGATGAAATCGGTCAGCCGGTTCTTGGGCGCGAATTCTTCCAGATAGACCGCCGCCAGAATGCCGATCGGAATGGCGACCAGCGCTGTGACGAGCATCGTGAACAGGGAGCCGACCAGGGCGGCGAGGCCGCCGGCAAGCTCGGGATAGGTGGAGTCCGAATGGGTCAGCAGGCTCCAGCGGGGCACGCGGGAAATCCGGCCCATCTCCTGAAGGGCAAGCGTCCAGGCGATCTGCTGGTCGGAGACAACGCGCTGAGCTTCGGGGAGCGCGATGATGCGAGCGGTCGCGGTGGCGCCCTGAAATGCGTCCAGCGTGCCGGTGAGCAGTTCCAGGCGAGCGGTGCCAGGCTCGATGCCTTGCAGGCGCCCTGTCGCCGCGCCGGCGGTGAGTAGGACCGAGCCATCTTCAAGGTTTACGCCATCTGATTCCAGCGTGGTCATGGCCGTGCGGATGGGCGTGAAAGCGCCCTGCCCTGTCAGCAGCACGCTGCCATCTTCCTGCGCGGCGACCGATGTGATGCCGCTGACGCGTACGCGGCGCTCGGCGAAGGCCTGACCTTTCAGGTAAAGGTCGAGATCGTCGTTCAGCGGCGCAGCAAGCTCTATCTCGTTTCCGATCAGCTGGGGCCGGGCGGCGACTTTCCGGGCGGCGGGAAGCACGGCCAGACGGGTAATGAATTCTGACACTTCCAGGCGCGTGGCGCGGTCGCGGTCCGATTCGGGGAAGGTTGCGATCAGATTGTCGCGCACCAGTTCCCAGAAGCCATCGACATTGCGGGCAATCTCTTCGGGCGTGTTTTCACCGGGCGGCGCGATGACAGCGGGGTCGAGCGTGATGTCGTAGCGCGCGACATGGTAGGTTGCCGCCGAAATGGCCTGCGAGCCGATGGACAGCGCCAGCATCACCAGCGCGCCGAGCGCCAGGAAGATCGCGCCCATGCCATACAGGCGGAAGCGCACATCCGACGCGCGGCGGCGCTTGAGGCGTTTCAGGGCATCGGGCTTTGAAAAGGGCGAGGCGGCCGGATCAGTCATACTTTTCCCGGTAT
It encodes the following:
- a CDS encoding dienelactone hydrolase family protein, coding for MSAVDYQVDGKTYEGWLVMPEGKTNVPVVVIAHAWGGLTDNEKQKAGIIAKEFGYAAFAVDVYGKGKRGTNVEENQALMNPLVGDRAELQKRLAGGLAAAKAQTGVDPSKAAAIGFCFGGLCVLDMARANQDVLGVASFHGLFRPAENIPQPKIKAKVLIEHGWLDPMATPEDFLAISKEFEGADWQAHVHGNGYHSFTTVGANNPDMGTVYNADADRRSFAYLKTFLTELFG
- a CDS encoding phasin family protein yields the protein MATKTPKTAARAKAKAAGKAIEAQSTEMAYKIWLAGVGAYGKAYDSALAGATVVNKQSAEVFEDLVKRGAEIEQDVRARLAGNEGFTKASGRMSKAVETARDFQSKAQGQFESRMDRMRDLLGVKGMGTAREAFARRVEKLEDEVATVSAKARTKANDLHLKERIARLTAEIESVATETGADVAKTAKRVATRASKAVKAAMEPIEAEVADDLSQINGVGPAMVKKLHAAGITRFAQIAAMKKAELEALDAEIGARGRVLRDEWAKQAKKLAS
- the pstA gene encoding phosphate ABC transporter permease PstA, whose amino-acid sequence is MTDPAASPFSKPDALKRLKRRRASDVRFRLYGMGAIFLALGALVMLALSIGSQAISAATYHVARYDITLDPAVIAPPGENTPEEIARNVDGFWELVRDNLIATFPESDRDRATRLEVSEFITRLAVLPAARKVAARPQLIGNEIELAAPLNDDLDLYLKGQAFAERRVRVSGITSVAAQEDGSVLLTGQGAFTPIRTAMTTLESDGVNLEDGSVLLTAGAATGRLQGIEPGTARLELLTGTLDAFQGATATARIIALPEAQRVVSDQQIAWTLALQEMGRISRVPRWSLLTHSDSTYPELAGGLAALVGSLFTMLVTALVAIPIGILAAVYLEEFAPKNRLTDFIEVNINNLAAVPSIVFGLLGAAVYINFLGMPRSAPLVGGLVLALMTFPVVIIAARAALKAVPPSVRSGALAIGASQMQTVFHHVVPLAAPGILTGAILGMARALGETAPLLLIGMVAFVGDVPSSPTDESTVMPVLIFSWSNNAERAWEPMTSAMIVILLAVLLLMNGLVVFLRRKYERRW
- a CDS encoding alpha/beta fold hydrolase codes for the protein MTSPKDEIARNAAENTAALNPLLGGFNRQELLGAVGLMLRSTMTNPVTTARTAGKITAENTQILLGKSKREADKKDRRFKDPAWEHNPFYKRGMQTYLATQEHLHAWVNEIKMGELEQARAKFVMGMITDALAPTNSLVGNPAATKRVVDSGGLSLLKGMKNLYDDLTKNGGLPSQVDKRPFKVGENLAVSKGQVVWKNEMLELIQYAPLTEKVHKTPILIIPPQINKFYAMDLTPMTSMVQFLLAMEQQTFVISWRNPTKKHKDWGMNDYIDSLVQASEVIRKITKSPKINVSGACSGGITTATFASLLAAADDKRINSLTFMVCVLNPQRDDSDIGQIVSDGSLEIARKYSKSRGILKGDDLARMFAWMRPNDLIWNYVVNNYLMGEDPPPYDVLFWNNDTTNLPAQLHSDYLDIALSQPFDNPGTVEVSGHMADLSKVTADAFVVAGVTDHITPWKACYRTPSLLGSKNVEFILSSSGHLQSLINPPGNPKAKYFRGKEIKPTADEWALAAEEQAGSWWPLWGQWLKERSGALKAAPKVLGNEAFPPIYAAPGRYVFND
- the phoU gene encoding phosphate signaling complex protein PhoU, producing MSDHIVSAYSDELDKLSSDIMRMGGIVETMIADSCRALSINDPVLAREVIARDPQVDVIEAEVEKQIVSLIARRQPMGHDLRMILSALKTSNELERIGDLSKNIAKRALRLDDFVSAEMRNAILRMSRPVARQLNEVLDAYASSNSALAKNVWSSDDDIDQHYNAVFREMVTYLIEDPRRISAGAHMLFIAKNLERIGDHCTNIAEFVYYQAVGEYLSTMERPKLDQV
- a CDS encoding TetR/AcrR family transcriptional regulator, coding for MKTRDRILQVSLLLFNEEGEAQLSSVDVANALEISPGNLYYHFKGKDAIIRALYERFEEEMRVILRGSSGGVASIEDNWVYIYILLEEIYDFRFFYRDLAGLIARYPDLAGRFRALIAEKRQTILRILDDLARLDVIDIDPRLMPPLTDQIITTLTFWLAGDSLTRESHDGPALIHKTVFQVMCLIVPYMGKDGHGALSGMIRHFKETQS
- the phoB gene encoding phosphate regulon transcriptional regulator PhoB, whose translation is MKPYVLVAEDESAVSELLLYNLKREDYDVAIAADGEEALMMIDERIPDLLLLDWMLPKVSGIEICRRVRATGVNPNLPIIMLTARGEESDRIRGLDTGADDYVTKPFSTTELMARVRAVLRRIRPGLKEDRITVGDIEIDRVAHRVSRNNEDIHLGPTEFRLLDYFMQHPGRVFSREQLLDTVWGSDVYVEARTVDVHVGRLRKALRQSGGEDPIRTVRSAGYALRAD
- the pstB gene encoding phosphate ABC transporter ATP-binding protein PstB, translated to MDTDHRPQAEGAVLTPSAEAPPVAAPRIDCRDIRVFYGADQAIHNVSLSFPDRAVTALIGPSGCGKSTFLRCLNRMNDTIENCRVEGQILMDGQDINDHSIDPVLLRSRVGMVFQKPNPFPKSIYDNIAYGPRIHGLASSREDLDAIVEKSLRRAGLWEEVKDRLQAPGTSLSGGQQQRLCIARAIAVRPEVILMDEPCSALDPVATARIEELIDELRKRYCIVIVTHSMQQAARVSQRTAFFHLGNLIEMGETEQIFTNPREKRTEDYITGRFG